Genomic segment of Planctomycetota bacterium:
CGCCCGCCCGCCGACAAAAACACCGCATCGATCCCGCGCCGCAAAAGCTCCCTCCGCGCCCCCGACGTGAGCTCCACCTGCCCCATCACCACCACCAGCCCCAGCTCCGCAAACGCCACCCTCCGCGCTTCCCGACCTCCCACCGACAGAACCAGCGCGTCCCCCTGCACCGAAATCTCAGCGCCCTGCTCGCTCACCACCAGCGTCCGCATCCGACGCCTCCGCCACCCACCGCAGCTCCTCCACCCCCCCCTCCCCGCACAGCTCGTACCGTCCCCCCGGACACGCCACCGACCGGCCCGGCGCGCGGCGCAGCCGTTCCACCAGCGCCTCCTGCGTCCGCGCGACCTCCCGGCGCAGCTCCTCCTGACGACGCAGAAGCTCCGCGTAGCGCCGCGCCAGCGACTCGTCGTCCGGCGCCTCCGCCCGCCCTTCCTTCAGGGCCTCCGCCTCCTTGAGCGTCAACAAATGCAGCGTCGGCGTCGGATACCGGTCCGGCGCGAACTCGAACGTGCACGAACAGTCCACCCTCGAGGTCACATGACCGATCCGCTGCCGGATCTTCGGACATGACATGGGATTGCCCGCCAGAGGACTCTTCATCCGCCGGTCCGCCGGAACGTTCGCGCAGCGCGCCAGAAGATAATTCACCGCCGCCACCCCCGCCGGCAGATGACCCAAGGTGTGAATGAGCACCAGCTGCTCTTCGTAGGCCAGTGTGCGGTGCTCCATCGCGCGCCTCTTGAGCTCCGCCAGCACCGGACAGCGCCGCAGCACATGCCTGACCTCCCGCCGCGTCTCGAAGTCCGCCTCCGTCCAGTCCGGCGGAACCTCGGGCGGCGGAGGACCCGCCGGAAGCGGCTCCTCCCGCGCCGCCGGGCGCGCCGCCGGCGCCGTCCCCGGCCCCACCCTCCGCTTGAGGACTTCCAGAATCTCATACAGGCGTTCCCGCCCCAGCAAGCGCACCGAGCGCAGCGCGGCCCACGGATCCGAAAGCGGACGCCCCGTCTCGTCCAGAAGAACCGACCGGCGCCCCGTCTTGCGATGCACGCCCAGGGGAAGCTTGATCAGGTTGCCCACTCCCGCCGCTCCGCCACCCCTCGAAGGCTGCCGCGGGAAGAACTCCAGATGCATCGTCGGCGGAATCCGCACCGAAAGAAACGCCAGAAGCGCCTCCCCCAGACGCCAGATCACCTCGGCAGCCTCGGGCTGCTCGAGAAACACCCAGTAGTGCCTCCCTTTGTACCCCGAATCCTCGAAAAGCGGCTCGAATCCGATGTCCTTCAAATCCGCCAGAAGACCCACCCCCCGTCCCTGCAGGTCTTCGCGCAGCTTCCGCGCGGCCGCCGGGTCCGCCCGTGCCGCTTCGAGCGCCGACTTGTTGAGATCCAGATCCACCGCAAAAAATCGAACCGTGTCGTCCACGCGAATGGGATAAACCCCCACCGTCACGTTTCCCAGAAGGTGATTGCGGATGACCGACGGGGTCAGAGGATCGCGCACCGGCGAATATCCCACCCTTCCGCGCTCGTCGCACCACTGCCGGGCCCAGACATCTTCGCGGCCCCGGAAAAGCGTCAGGAACCGCACCGCTTCGGCGTCCTCGACCGTCCGTGGACCCTCCGCCTCCCGCGGTGGCGTCACCGGATCGGCTTCCGCCCGGAGAAGGGTCTCGAGCTCCCCCACGCGCGGATCCGCCGGTCCGCCCGAAGCCCGCAGGCGCGTCAGCAACCGCGCCGCCGCTTCGTGCCGTCCCCGTTCGACATACCGCTCCGCCAACTCCAGAAGAAGATCCGCTCGCTCAGGCTCGTCCCGCACCGCCCGTTCCAGCTCCCGGAGGGCCAGATCGTGCGCCCCCAGCGATTCCGCCAGCCGGGCCCACCGATCATGTCCGCCCCGCTCCG
This window contains:
- a CDS encoding CRISPR-associated endonuclease Cas1; the protein is MRTLVVSEQGAEISVQGDALVLSVGGREARRVAFAELGLVVVMGQVELTSGARRELLRRGIDAVFLSAGGR
- a CDS encoding CRISPR-associated primase-polymerase type A1; translated protein: MTPEDFERTRPADPAEARRRLGELLAQRAAERGGHDRWARLAESLGAHDLALRELERAVRDEPERADLLLELAERYVERGRHEAAARLLTRLRASGGPADPRVGELETLLRAEADPVTPPREAEGPRTVEDAEAVRFLTLFRGREDVWARQWCDERGRVGYSPVRDPLTPSVIRNHLLGNVTVGVYPIRVDDTVRFFAVDLDLNKSALEAARADPAAARKLREDLQGRGVGLLADLKDIGFEPLFEDSGYKGRHYWVFLEQPEAAEVIWRLGEALLAFLSVRIPPTMHLEFFPRQPSRGGGAAGVGNLIKLPLGVHRKTGRRSVLLDETGRPLSDPWAALRSVRLLGRERLYEILEVLKRRVGPGTAPAARPAAREEPLPAGPPPPEVPPDWTEADFETRREVRHVLRRCPVLAELKRRAMEHRTLAYEEQLVLIHTLGHLPAGVAAVNYLLARCANVPADRRMKSPLAGNPMSCPKIRQRIGHVTSRVDCSCTFEFAPDRYPTPTLHLLTLKEAEALKEGRAEAPDDESLARRYAELLRRQEELRREVARTQEALVERLRRAPGRSVACPGGRYELCGEGGVEELRWVAEASDADAGGERAGR